The Candida dubliniensis CD36 chromosome 5, complete sequence genome has a window encoding:
- a CDS encoding acetyl-CoA hydrolase, putative (Similar to S. cerevisiae ACH1;~In S. cerevisiae: required for acetate utilization and for diploid pseudohyphal growth) has translation MSAILKQRVRYAPYLKKLRTGEQCLDLFKHGQYLGWSGFTGVGAPKVIPTALVDHVEKNNLQGKLGFHLFVGASAGPEESRWAENNMILTRAPHQVGKPIAAAINDGRTQFFDKHLSMFPQDLTYGFYTKNKPNGSNLDYTIIEATAITEDGSIVPGPAVGASPEMISVSDKIIIEVNTKTPSFEGIHDIDMPVNPPFRQPYPHTSADFKIGKTAIPVDPEKVVAIVESTSGDKVPPNTPSDEQSRSIANHLIEFLEHEVKQGRLPANLHPLQSGIGNIANAVVEGLASSNFKNLTVWTEVLQDSFLDFFESGSLDYATATSIRLTNDGFKKFYDNWDTYSKKLCLRSQVVSNSPEIIRRLGVIAMNTPVEVDIYGHANSTNVMGSRMLNGLGGSADFLRNAKLSIMHTPSARPSKVDPTGLSCIVPMASHVDQTEHDLDVVVTEQGLADLRGLAPKARAKVIIDNCSHPDYKPQLQEYYDRSVFYATKKKTLHEPHILRDVFKMHLNFQENGTMKLDSWDKKF, from the coding sequence ATGTCTGCTATTTTAAAACAAAGAGTTAGATATGCTCCATATCTCAAGAAATTAAGAACTGGTGAACAATGTCTCGATTTATTCAAACATGGTCAATATTTGGGTTGGTCTGGATTCACTGGTGTTGGTGCACCAAAAGTCATTCCTACTGCATTAGTGGATCAcgttgaaaaaaacaatttacaAGGTAAATTGGGATTCCATTTATTTGTTGGGGCTAGTGCTGGGCCTGAAGAAAGTAGATGGGCCGAAAATAATATGATTTTGACCAGAGCTCCCCATCAAGTTGGTAAACCAATTGCTGCTGCTATCAATGATGGTAGAACTCAATTCTTTGATAAACATTTGTCAATGTTCCCCCAAGATTTAACTTATGGATTCTACACCAAGAATAAACCAAACGGATCCAATTTGGATTATACTATTATTGAAGCCACTGCTATAACTGAAGATGGATCTATTGTTCCTGGTCCTGCAGTGGGTGCTTCTCCAGAAATGATTTCGGTTTCtgataaaatcattattgaGGTTAACACCAAAACTCCATCTTTCGAAGGTATTcatgatattgatatgCCAGTGAATCCACCATTCAGACAACCTTACCCTCATACATCAGCTGATTTCAAGATTGGCAAAACTGCTATTCCTGTTGACCCCGAAAAAGTTGTTGCCATTGTTGAAAGTACTAGTGGTGACAAAGTCCCGCCAAATACCCCTAGTGATGAACAATCTAGAAGTATTGCCAACCATTTGATTGAATTCTTGGAACACGAGGTCAAACAAGGTAGATTGCCAGCCAATTTGCATCCATTACAATCCGGTATTGGTAACATTGCCAATGCTGTTGTTGAAGGGTTagcatcatcaaatttcaaaaacttgACCGTGTGGACCGAAGTCTTGCAAGATTCATTTTTGGATTTCTTTGAATCTGGTTCATTGGATTATGCTACTGCAACTTCGATTAGATTGACCAATGATGGATTTAAGAAATTTTATGACAATTGGGATACTTATTCTAAAAAATTGTGTCTTAGATCTCAAGTTGTTTCCAACTCGCCAGAAATCATTAGAAGATTGGGTGTTATTGCTATGAACACCCCTGTTGAAGTTGATATCTATGGTCATGCTAATTCGACCAACGTCATGGGATCAAGAATGTTGAATGGTTTGGGTGGTTCTGCTGATTTCCTTAGAAATGccaaattatcaatcatGCATACACCATCTGCTAGACCTTCCAAAGTTGATCCAACTGGTCTTTCATGTATTGTTCCAATGGCTTCTCATGTTGATCAAACTGAACACGATTTGGATGTTGTGGTTACTGAACAAGGTTTAGCTGATCTTAGAGGATTAGCACCAAAAGCAAGAGCCAAGGTGATCATTGACAACTGTTCTCACCCTGATTATAAACCACAATTACAAGAATACTATGATAGATCAGTATTCTATGCCACCAAGAAAAAGACTTTACACGAACCCCACATTTTGAGAGACGTGTTTAAGATGCATTTGAATTTCCAAGAAAATGGTACTATGAAATTAGATTCTTGGGATAAAAAATTCTAA